ACCGGAACCTGAACTTCTTCTTCAAATACTCCGTACTGTAGAGTTCCAAATGTATTGGATCGTGGTCAGAGTGAACACATTTATGCATATTTAGCTTACATAATGGAAATAAACCCCACCAAGAGCTTGAAGCGAATGCTCTATCCAGTCTTTCTCTCACCCACTCCGGTTTGCCACGACATTTCTCCCATGTATACTTACCTCCCATCAAATCCAATTCAATCAAACCACACGCCTCAATAGTTTGTTTAAAGCCATCCAGAAGTGCTTGAGGGTGACCATGAATCCCTTTTTTATCCTCCTTACTGATCATGTCGTTAAAATCTCCTAACACCACCCAAGGTAATCCGGAACAGTTTGCAAGAAACTTCAGAAGATCCCAAGATTCTCTTCTACGTTCACGCTCTGGGAAACCTTAGAAGCCAGTCAATATCCATTTAACATCATTAGCATTAATAATATGTGCGTCTATAAAGTTACGATCAGAATTGAACACCTCACATTTAACATTACTCTTCCAAAGCAGAGCGAACCCTCCACTTCTACCAACACAGTCTACTGCCCAGAAATTAGAAAAGCCCAGCTTACCACAAAGATGTTTTATTCTCTCCTTATTAGACAAAGtttccattaaaaataatatgttgGGTTTATGAGACTTGACAACGTCCCATAATGCATGAACTACGCGAGGATTCCCCAATCCTCTGCAGTTCCAACTTATAGCATTCATAATGTCCGGCTAGCTTGCTGAGCAAGCTTAGCCAGTTGAGTATTGTTTGTCGATGTGTAATCAGGATCAGAAAGCACACtttaatattttatttagttAAAACTGAGTCAGAAACACTTGCAAGCCCACCTGGTGTATCCATAGTGTCATAACTATTTGGGCCTCCTCTCAATCTTTTCCTTTCAGTAATTTACAGCCCAATCATTTCCTCATTGTCCGACCCATTCTTGACATTTAAATTTGAAATATCCCTCCTAGGTTCCAGAGTACAAATCCCTGAATTTGGGTTGCTAACGTTATCCCCCTGATTCTGTATCCCTTGAAGTTTTGAATCCCCTATAATCATGCTACTGACAGCTTTATCACAACTATATACTCCTGATCTCATCATAATTAACATTATGATGAGTAATTTAGTGATGAGAAATGAGAATTTTGTTCTCTTTTCATACAATCTCAAATCACGTATTTCAATCCCTATTATTATGTTTACGATACATCTAAACGTCCCTTGTATACATAAGCGTACACATGAATTTGAATTGTACATAAGCgtatttcaattatttatattttaaagtAGATATCGGAATTGagaaataaaaaatatttgaattctATATTACAGACTTCTTTTCCTTTTTCCTAATTCTTTgtatagttttttttaaaaagacCATAAGTCTGCATGTGGTTTAAAGTGTCCGGTTGGTCCAACTCCAACATACAAAACCAAAGAAAGCCCACATTCAGATAACATGGGAGCCGTCTCCCAGCTTATTTCTCTATATATAATAAGAGAGCATGGTGTTAatattcatgagattaaaaagtttGAATCCCAGTCTTTACATTTACAAACATATCACCTTACCGGTACACCACACTGttacttaattttttttattaaatacataatatgtgagtgtcgtaaatagcgacaatttatttaactttaaacatgattactaaaatatttgtagagttaattttgaacaattgaatttgagatataaagttaagtTTAATACATAAACGGATCATTCCCTTATTTATTTTACAATTATTAATTTGAAAAGTATGTCTcatacatttttaatatatattttaataaaaaataaattgtacatataattgaattttttatatgttgaaaagagatacacttatataaataatatatatgtgtactacatatttagataagttataATTAGCGCATTTCGATTTATTTCTCAAAATTAGAACTTAacccatttttcaaaaaatactcaaaatttgactaaATGGTCTGCCCGTAAATACCACGTCACTACCTAGCtttaatttaaattacgagttcgAATAGAAAATCTTACTAACAAAGAAAAGTTTTGTGATTTCTTATGttggtaaaaattaatattagtcgatattttgaaagaattaacaagttcaactaatattttaaaaaaattcatcgaattgaaaatatttaattttataaaaataatttacaaAGTTATCGAGTTACTATAAAGCGAAATATTAGAATCATAAATGAAAGAAACTTCAAAATGATTTGAATTATTATATTAGTACCAATTTATCTTCagattcttgaattttttttcctgaatatcagtagttagtctttacgatatatgaattatttttatgtcacATCCATGACTTATGCTCTTTTGAGTAAAAATAGATATTGTTTGATTGTCAGTGCTATTAGAACTACgatatataaataattgtaatttatttattaaataattataatttttgaattatcataaatacatgttatttgagtaatttaaTGAATAACAATTAGATATATACATGACCAAGATATCTAGCATATAAATGAACGAGACCAACTTAATTTACtcgaaaatataataaataataatttacatatacacacacacacatgtgACTTTATCTTTACAAATATTAAAAGATTCAAATTTAATCGTGTATTTCAGAGTTTTTGATATATATACTAGAAGAAATTAACAAAAGTCTTTTATGTTCTGAATATAAGAATGatcaattaaatttaagttttttaACAATGTGTTAAAAACTTAATAGAGtatgtcaattttaatttatgaattgacaattatctgacattttataaaattaactttgtaTAATAGAGAGGATTAAAAGCTAAGTACACACACACGAGATCAACTTTAGTTAATAAATTAAGACATTAGCAATGATATTAAATCAACATAAACGttgaattaaaaaaataacatttttcttaaaaaataaacttatattaatGGTAGTGTAAATTCTACTTTGTTGAATATTACGATTGCAGTTTTTGACCACTTTAATTATGCATTACTAATTCTTTTAAATTAAGCAAGGTAATTATAAATTAGTAATTActttattaataaaatatctCATTACCCGGGGTTTATTTGACCAAAACTCAAAAAAATGACTCGACTCTGcaatatacatatatgttaatttttagtttctttttataaacatattgACAATATTTGATGGATTAACTTCAATCTTTTCCTTTTACACGTACAGTGACTACCCTGCTTGTATTCATTTAGTAAATACAAATTACACGACACAAACAAGAAAATATGTATTATGATTAATGAGATATATTAAAAAACGTTACGAAcgttattaatatttttaatgaaaatcATACAAATTGATAGATGTTCAACATGTATTTGATGTTTTAGACGTTATacaatatttatcaataaaaaacaATCAAGAATTTTACTAGTATAATTGTATGGTGTaaaaaaaaatctagaaaataaCACGTGCCTTACACGGGTTATTATGTTAGTATATGTCTATAATATAAAGCTTATATGTCTATAAATTTAATACACAATTTGTTAAGAACAATGATTACTTATTCTAAACATTGATTTACCAAAATAAGTGtataatcataaaaaaaaatttaattttttattttaaaataaaattgaacaTGTCCAATAAATTcgtttttaataattaatttatatacaATATCTCTTCTAATAAATCTCAAAAATGAGTGAGAATATGGCTCTGAATTTTGGACAAAAAGTTATCACACTCGCTGCATAAATACGCTTTAAATCAACATATTTTATCAAAATTATTTTGTACTAAACAGTAGAAACAAAGGCAGCAAATATATATAAGTAGGGCATAAATTCTTTAtcaatataataaaatatttaataaaataaaaattaaaaatacttgTAAAAGTTGATATTATAACTTACGCTTGATagagtatatttttatatattttttatatgattttattctcatattaaTTCTGTTTTGCACTAGTTTAGATATTTATGTGATAGGTTTTGGTGTTTTATTTTAGGTTAGAAGAAAATTCTAGACTCGGAAGGATTTGGAGCACAATGTCTTATTTTAAAGTAAAAATAGAGAAAAATTCTAATTTTTGGGCGACACGGGTTGCCCATTCTGTTTGGACCGTATCTACAGATCCAAAAGTCCGATTTTGATGATCTTATAGTCCACGTGATACTCACTGAATTCTCTTTAATTCAAAAATGGTCCAGTAAAGCGAATCCAGTTGGATAAACCAAGAAACAACAATGAACATACAGTTAAGAATTTTTATTACAAAATTATAATCAGTCTATAACTCTCACTTGTAATTTGATTAGAATAATGAAATACTTGTATTAATAAGAATAGACTTGAGATTTTATTACTAGGCAGTAATATAGAATACATACGTAGGTAGAGTAAAAATAGTTAGAATTTATATATAGTGTTACATATAGAAGACATGGATCTGAATCTTGTGATATGTTGTGACAAGATTAATGATTTGAGGTTTTCTTATCTAAATTTCTTTTCCATTCGTAATAGTTTAATTATGCTTCTTTCTTGTCATGgttgtttaaattatttaattattagagaGTAGATTTCTAGGGCATGAGAGAGGAAACCATGTTTGCATGATAATCTTAGCACGTTTTTCACAATAATTTgattggttatggttattctagTTAATTATGTTTTGATGTCTAACTTTTGTAATTAATCGGTCAATGTCATGACTTAATTCTATACAAATAGGAGTATGATCGAGTGATATAATACTAGAGACACACTTACGATTAATAGAACTGAATTTGAGTGCGAGAGCATCACTGAATTTTTGAGAGAgattaaaattgttttaattgcaTGATTAATTGAATTACTAAAAGTTATTAATGTGTGAGCATGTTTCGAGGGTGTCAATACTTGAGAGAGATTAAGAAACTCTGATTATATGCCCATTTTAGTTGTTTTAGCTTAGAAGCCAATTATCGTGTAAGCATTGTGGACCTGATTGCCCTATGTTTACTTATTCATTGTTTGATATCTTATTAATAAGTGTTAGTTAATCATAGTTATTAGTTATTTAAAATCTTTATACTCGATTCGTCCTTGAAATAATTGATAGTAACTGAATCGAAATTGATAGAGACTGTCTCTCTGTGGATACGACCCACATGCCACTTTGTACTAGCAATACACATTGTGCACTTGTAGTTAGATTAAAATAAACACATCAATGCTCCTTCAAAATACGAACATGGCATTCATAATTGAGTTAATACTAAAAAATTGctatttatttttcaatataaATGAGCATACTATGATCGAGAAACTCGTCATGATAATTCTTAATTTTAGTTTTAATCAAAAGTAACACACATAAAATTAAATTCTATTTTGAATAACAGTAAGCAACATTTCAACAATCACTCAAAAactaaatatttttatattacaTGTATAATGAAATTTGAACTGATGATATAAGCGAGTCAAATTTAATTAAATAGGTTGATAATAAAATAGAGGACTAGTTGTATTgtacaaaaaataaaaaattaggtAATcgtttatgttaggtcacacgcactgtagagggggtgaatacagtgtataatacaatcaaatcggactttaaaatcttaagtaacagaaaacaaactttattgaaacaataaactctgttacagtatggaactgttacctctcagtgatgaacaagtatcacgagagctgctagggttacaatgaataatcttctcaaatatattaacactttttagtgtaaaccctatgtctgtgtttatatactacacagttacaagataatcgctaattgatatggaatataattctgcttcctaaaatatatcaatcagatatcttttcttccaagtattccattcttcacggaactccttcttcatgcatatctcttcttatgtttatcttgatcttctttcctttaatcagctactgtccttatctgatcgtccttcagcacttaagttctgatatctaacttctgatgattatctcctgataatataagtactgatatccttaagtcctgacttccagtataagtactgatcaatggttaagtactgatttgtcctgttaagtaagatctgaaatctaaacataaattatattagccatgacattatcaaatatatctaacaatctcccccaacttgtaaattagcataatatacaagtttaacatatatttgatgatgtcaaaaatattaagtacaaatgcatgagaattagactagataactacaacttacagtccttaaagctttaccaatattcaacttctgataacaacttcagtatgtataaatatcagaatttaagtagttgtagatcttcgacttggcttcatcatctggtctctctgatgtcaggagttgttctgagataattcttcaacaaacatctctcagcatatctaagttcatcaatcattctccttttggcatctttaagctctgcagtatcttcaccaatttgaaagattgcagctctgagatcattgatctttgcttttcttatgtcctgatccagtctgatcaaa
The sequence above is drawn from the Apium graveolens cultivar Ventura chromosome 2, ASM990537v1, whole genome shotgun sequence genome and encodes:
- the LOC141703955 gene encoding uncharacterized protein LOC141703955; amino-acid sequence: MNAISWNCRGLGNPRVVHALWDVVKSHKPNILFLMETLSNKERIKHLCGKLGFSNFWAVDCVGRSGGFALLWKSNVKCFPERERRRESWDLLKFLANCSGLPWVVLGDFNDMISKEDKKGIHGHPQALLDGFKQTIEACGLIELDLMGGKYTWEKCRGKPEWVRERLDRAFASSSWWGLFPLCKLNMHKCVHSDHDPIHLELYSTEYLKKKFRFRFENTWLKESNFHEEVSAHWRRLKPSHFLPKLLELSSFMGEWGKRFFNNFQKKKLEELMINEELCWQQRAKSFWLQDGDSNTRFFHACATSRRKQNHIHYLKDEEGGVVSTHEEMCGIVKRYFIKLFGDEGRVMRNNMKV